A stretch of the Vitis riparia cultivar Riparia Gloire de Montpellier isolate 1030 chromosome 13, EGFV_Vit.rip_1.0, whole genome shotgun sequence genome encodes the following:
- the LOC117928601 gene encoding 40S ribosomal protein S23-like, producing MGKTRGMGAGRKLKSHRIRQRWADKAYKKSNLGNEWKKPFAGSSHAKGIVLEKIGIEAKQPNSAIRKCARVQLIKNGKKIAAFVPNDGCLNYIEENDEVLIAGFGRKGHAVGDIPGVRFKVVKVSGVSLLALFKEKKEKPRS from the exons ATGGG GAAGACTCGTGGAATGGGAGCTGGTCGCAAGCTGAAGTCCCACCGCATAAGGCAGAGGTGGGCTGATAAGGCATACAAGAAGTCTAACCTTGGGAACGAGTGGAAAAAGCCATTTGCTGGGTCATCCCATGCAAAGGGCATCGTCCTTGAAAAGAT TGGAATTGAGGCTAAGCAGCCAAACTCTGCTATCCGAAAGTGTGCTCGTGTTCAGCTGATTAAAAATGGCAAGAAGATTGCTGCATTTGTACCCAATGACGGTTGCTTAAACTACATTGAGGAAAAT GATGAGGTCTTGATTGCAGGATTTGGACGGAAGGGGCATGCTGTGGGAGATATTCCTGGAGTCCGATTCAAGGTTGTGAAGGTATCTGGTGTGTCCCTTCTGGCTCTctttaaagagaaaaaggaaaagccTAGGTCTTAG
- the LOC117928539 gene encoding uncharacterized protein LOC117928539 translates to MEMDGLDDQKKNLEEGKIRFSVTLENRYDSLELSDKRNPQEVENAADIPGQSKQEPSLSDSLEPERPRGTGNYNLRKSLAWDSAFFTSKGVLDPENDDFELFDTGNSLELENAADIFGQREHEYLPSDSLEPEIPSRDGKFNMRQSLAWDSAFFTSEGVLDPEELFMINKGFKKAKTRLLPGIKEELQRSAESNSTIDSDRFSLESLEIDLFEDIRASIQKSTSEKLDAACQTRMKTTPAITRQTINVHGSQRTAKEISIHTRVQATGSRESIPLPLKPPKMLGQSNSISAAPTKRVPLGANHVEVENRNAKTTLGKRLVVTRQPCLVNSCSIIPSSTPSPRSSSGSATATNKSTVSCSPYDRSDSASSDATGKSPSNSLRRKIDSRSINLATSVSTLKTPLRCSTKTKNDVRNSGHSSSRFSSSLSAQKPSSCTSSTSSFDGWSSESSSSTVNQRSNGSKASLDGAPYRGFSFDNDIIQASDIESHPPNQSSVGSKSHRTRLPNQYIKKCSMVNGPVSPNVSGNSKPSSLRMPSPKIGFFDVEKSMPAGLNGSFQFHSGAQRTLAKSGTRISNLSGAANRARRGKLQPARISIGTQNVKRGSHQTEVSCPDSGMNPAYPVQFHNVEDASKKGSGLLRTTRSHLGMTLKNQNVSSTKVSRENCSKTPEVGSSSKAENKGAQAVLKDRMRRESKGTVHVKANKTLAKEGRPHHSRENMNLQRKEHEEVSQNCPQDNQSLLHMNEKENYFEDQVDGLSRQVSVIDLSRDVVVEPRGNVLFQPYCQ, encoded by the exons ATGGAAATGGACGGTCTTGATGATCAGAAGAAGAATCTGGAAGAGGGAAAGATTCGATTTTCAG TAACTTTGGAGAACCGATATGACAGTTTAGAGCTTTCCGACAAAAGGAATCCTCAGGAAGTAGAAAATGCTGCTGATATACCTGGGCAAAGCAAACAGGAGCCTTCACTCTCAGATTCTCTGGAACCAGAAAGACCAAGAGGAACTGGCAATTACAATTTGCGCAAAAGTTTAGCTTGGGATAGCGCCTTTTTCACTAGTAAAG GAGTTCTGGATCCTGAGAATGATGATTTTGAGCTGTTTGACACTGGGAATTCTCTGGAATTGGAGAATGCAGCTGACATATTTGGACAGAGAGAACACGAATATTTGCCATCTGATTCTTTGGAACCAGAAATTCCAAGTAGAGATGGAAAGTTTAATATGCGCCAAAGTTTAGCTTGGGATAGTGCCTTTTTCACAAGTGAAG GAGTTCTGGATCCTGAGGAACTCTTTATGATAAACAAAGGATTCAAGAAGGCTAAAACACGTCTACTACCTGGGATTAAAGAAGAACTTCAGAGATCTGCCGAGTCGAATTCTACAATAGATAGTGATCGGTTCTCTTTAGAAAGCCTTGAGATTGATCTGTTTGAAGATATTAGAGCATCCATCCAGAAATCAA CCTCAGAGAAATTGGATGCTGCCTGTCAAACTAGG aTGAAAACGACGCCAGCTATCACAAGGCAAACTATTAATGTGCATGGATCACAGAGAACTGCAAAGGAGATTTCAATTCATACACGAGTGCAG GCTACTGGAAGCAGAGAGTCAATTCCCTTGCCTCTCAAGCCACCAAAGATGTTAGGCCAGAGTAACTCCATTTCAGCAGCTCCAACCAAAAGGGTTCCTTTGGGTGCAAACCATGTCGAAGTGGAAAATAGGAATGCTAAGACTACACTTG GGAAACGTTTGGTAGTGACCCGGCAACCATGTTTGGTCAACTCTTGCAGTATCATCCCTAGCTCTACACCCTCCCCAAGATCATCTTCAGGTTCTGCCACCGCTACCAACAAATCAACGGTTTCTTGTTCCCCATATGATAGGTCTGATAGTGCTTCATCTGATGCAACTGGTAAATCTCCCTCAAActctttgagaagaaaaattgaTTCAAGGAGTATTAATCTGGCAACCTCTGTCTCTACCCTCAAAACGCCTCTTCGATGctcaacaaaaactaaaaatgatgtTAGAAATTCTGGTCACTCTTCTAGTCGGTTCTCTAGTTCATTGTCTGCACAGAAGCCTTCCTCTTGCACATCATCTACAAGCTCCTTTGATGGATGGTCATCggaatcatcatcatcaactgtCAACCAAAGATCCAATGGTTCAAAAGCAAGTCTGGATGGTGCTCCTTACCGAGGGTTTTCCTTTGACAATGACATCATTCAAGCATCAGATATTGAGAGCCATCCACCGAATCAATCCTCTGTTGGATCCAAAAGTCACAGAACAAGATTGCCCAATCAATACATCAAGAAATGTTCAATGGTTAATGGTCCTGTTTCTCCAAATGTTTCAGGAAACTCCAAACCTTCAAGTCTTCGAATGCCATCCCCAAAGATTGGGTTTTTTGATGTG GAAAAATCTATGCCCGCTGGACTGAATGGGAGTTTCCAGTTTCATTCTGGTGCACAACGTACATTGGCTAAAAGCGGGACTAGAATCAGTAATCTCAGTGGGGCTGCCAATAGAGCAAGGCGGGGTAAGCTTCAGCCAGCAAGAATTTCAATAGGGACTCAGAATGTGAAGCGAGGTTCTCACCAAACTGAAGTTTCATGTCCTGATTCAGGAATGAATCCTGCATATCCTGTGCAGTTTCACAATGTTGAAGATGCTTCTAAGAAAGGGTCTGGCTTGTTGAGAACCACAAGAAGTCATCTTGGGATGACTCTAAAGAATCAGAATGTTTCATCTACCAAAGTTAGTAGAGAAAATTGCTCAAAAACTCCAGAAGTGGGCTCTAGTTCAAAGGCTGAAAATAAAGGGGCTCAAGCAGTTTTGAAGGATAGAATGAGAAGGGAGAGCAAGGGAACGGTCCATGTAAAAGCCAACAAGACTCTTGCCAAGGAAGGTAGACCCCATCATTCTCGTGAGAATATGAATCTCCAAAGAAAAGAGCACGAGGAGGTCAGCCAAAACTGTCCTCAAGATAATCAGTCTCTACTACACATGAATGAAAAGGAAAACTATTTTGAAGATCAAGTTGATGGTTTAAGCAGACAGGTCAGTGTCATTGATCTCAGCAGGGATGTGGTGGTTGAGCCTAGAGGGAATGTCTTGTTCCAACCTTATTGTCAATAA